The sequence below is a genomic window from Acanthochromis polyacanthus isolate Apoly-LR-REF ecotype Palm Island chromosome 14, KAUST_Apoly_ChrSc, whole genome shotgun sequence.
ggtcatcaatatccccgccacatgtgatgtctatgactctatatccaaaatagtgatcaagggccataactctgttaaatattatcgcacaggtctcattttctaACTTGATCAaagtgtccatggtgtgaatctacacactaaatttcgtaatcctagctgtaatagtttccgagaaaagctgtccccttcatctcggacggacggacggaggccaaacctatatccccttttccacttcgtggaggcgggggataataatgataataataactttatttataaagcgctttccatcaaagtgctgtacacagagataaaaacaattaaaaaaaacaatataaacagataaaaacaataaaaacagaacaataaaaaaaagacatcagtaaaacaaacaatttcagATTCGTATATAAAAGAAAAGAGGTGGAtcttcagcttagttttaaatacattaatggacGATGCCTGCCTGATTTCAGCAGGTAGACTGTTCCACAATGTAGGTGCCCAGAAAGAAGAAGTCCGTTCCCTCACTGTCTTTTTACAGACCTTCGGGATATTCAGAAGTCCAGTCCCCTGGGAACGGAAAGCCCAAGCGGGGACATACAGATTCAGCAGGCTGGATAAATAAGACGGGGCAATTCCATTAACAGTTTTATAGGTTAGTAGCAGCAACTTAAAGTCTGCTCTAACATGAACAGCACTGGAGTAATATGCTCGTATTTACTCGTTCTGGTCCGAACGtgagctgctgcattctggaccATCTGCAGACCATGAAGGCTCTTCTTTGGCAGATCTGATAAAAGGACATTGCAATAGTCCAACCATGagcaaacaaaagcatgaattagGACCTCAGCATCCTGAAATGACAGACTTGGTCtgattttagagatatttctgAGGTGGAAAAAGGCCAATCTGGTCACCTCTTTAATATGGAATTTAAATGAGAGGGTTTTATCAAAGAGTACACCAAGATTCTCAACTCTGTCTTTACAATGAATAGCACAGTCATCCAAAGACAGAGTAAAGTCATCAAGCAGAGGATTAACACTTTCAGGTCCAATCACCATCATTTCAGTCTTGGCAGAATTCAGGAGCAGGAAATTTGTTGATAgccagctcctaacagctgagaGACAGGCTTGGAGTTtatcagtgtcaaaaacacTTTGAGGGACCAAGGGCATGTATAGTTGTAGGTCATCTGCAtagcaatgaaaataaatcccAAAGGAGCGCAAAATTTGACCCAAAGGTGTCAGATAAAGAGAAAACAGGGGTCCTCGTACAGACCCCTGCGGTACTCCATGCCTAACAGCACAGGACTCAGAGAGcatgttgttaaagaaaacactgtgaGATCTCTCTGACAGGTAAGACCTCAACCATTAGCggtcaacaaaaaaatatgctCTCCCTCTCCATGCAGCTGCCTCAGTGAACAAGTGAATATAATGCCATTCATTCAATCACTCATACCACTGCTTCTTGACCACACCCCCTGTGACATAAGTGAAAGGTGTCAAGCTAACAGCTGATGCCAATATAAACATAACCAACATCTCAGCATATGGCACCTACACAGCTTTCTCAGTTACGAATGATCAATGTCAACATCAGCcctaataaacaacaaaaaaacatatctTTCAGTCTCTAGTTTCTTGTCTACAATAACAAATCTTCCATTGCTGCTATGGCAGCACTGTAAAAGCATCAATGGatatttaatgccattttaaatatTGTGATTCTGAAGTTGTACTTATTTCTTCTGTTGTGAAATCAAAATATAAGTGTTACATAATTATTTTGAGGTGAAACATTTTATCAATGTgccataaaatattaaaatgatctTGCAGTATCATTGAGCTGTATTTAATGCAACCactttgagaaccactggtttaGTTATCCACCTTGTTCTCTAACAATCCTTAGTACATGGACTTTAAATCTAAATGTGAGCGGCTAACCTGTCACATTGACAAGAGGTGTTGTTGCCTCAGATGCAACGTACCTGCAGTACATATAATTTCTGCTAAATTGCTTTGCTTCTTTAAACCACTCCACCTAcatctgtctttgtttcttctctctGAAGCTCGCCCAGGGATGTTGGATTTCACTGGGAAAGCTAAATGGGATGCCTGGGAGAAGCAAAAAGGTTAGTAAAAATGTTTGTGCTCTACATGATGACACATGCCAGGTAAACATCTTTTGAAGCAGTGTCCAGCACTTTTGTGTATGGGATGGGGAAAGATTTCAAGGTTAGAcctctgttttgcattttgtcgCATCAGTTTAAAATGTAACATACCAGTTATCTTTTTCTTCTCATTGGAGAGTTTTGTTTAATGGTAGGAATGTCCCATATCCTGATCTAAGTCAATTCAAGTACCTGACACATCCAAACAACTTTAGCCTTCTGCATGTGGcccttagcctagccgcgctagacaacccacggcaacaaatttaattctctgccagggtgggtctagttaccctccataaggctcgaggctggattctcctaaaactggccggaccaatcaccatgaagtgtagagtcagaaggcgggcgtaacaaagtgacgacagaggcgtgacgattctgacagaaacaaccagtgcacaataaacagttatctttcgactcggctatggccacagcccttaaagatttgaagctaaaattcaacttgaaagataaacaaaggacggcacttaagtgtttcattgagaagaaagacgtatttggacttatgccgacgggatatggcaaatccttaatataccagttggctccgcggctccgctggttgggaagctaatgggacttagcaacaatccgccggtgctctcggaactacgtcagcctattcgttgcgttgattggttgtatacctacccaattgctgcagagggatttgatagacaaccttttagcccgcctccctccctgtcgagcttccctagacccttgtgccgtcagaaacatgggtgtagcatggctaggctatgtGACCCTGTATTTTCATAAACTATTTAATCCAAATATTGATGGTCCTGAGTAGACGTGATTACATTTTGCAAGAATAAACTGttaatatgaaaaataacattaaatgggAAACTTTAACTTCTGAAATGAAAATTAAGCTATCCGCAACACATAAGGCTGGAGGGAGACTCTGTCCACTGGCATTTTTACTGATCCTTCTTTTACCTCATAAACAATCATCCAGCCTTTAGTAGACTTCATTTCAAATGAAAATTGAATTTGAAATTGAGTATGTAAGTCTACAATAGCATTATAATTTTCTACATATGGAAAGTATATCTTAAACAATTGGTCAGTTTGTTACATTTGTTATAGAAGtaacaaatgtaacaaaattaTTATTCACTAACTTAAATAGTGAATAATAATTTTGGTAATAATCGTTTACATAAATATCCCCAGATGTACTGCCGCTCTAAGAGTAAACTCTAAACACACTCTTtacagtctttttttaaaagtaatttttaagATTTGTAAATCACAAATATATAAGCATTTagaagtaagagtaaaaaatgCCTCGACACAAATGATAAAATCCtgattagtaaaaaaaaaaactgttaagtTATTATAGTATGAAATTCCAACCTTGAGGCAATGCCCAAACAGCAGTAAAACATGTATTCTCTTTCTCCCTTTTGGATGGCAAAGTGCCAAACTGTGTGTTAGAGCCAGCATGTTGTGTGGAGTCTGATTAAATCTCTGCTCCACcagtgcctgtatagctcaacgggctaagcaggtgaaccacatataggggctggtctccaacGCAGCGGCCCGGATTCGATTCCtgctcgtggccctttgctgcatgtctttcccccatttcctgtctctcttgcACTTCGTCAATCCAATAAAGCCTagaaaaggccataaaaataatatttttaaaaaaatatctctgCTCCACTCCCACTACATGAAAACCCAGATTATCAGCCCTGTGGATGGCTGAAAATCTATCAAGTTCCCAGCAGTTATCAGCAGTTCACAAGCTGTGCTATGCAAATTATCTATAGTTAGTTAGCCTACATATTTGTTATTGTTAAAAATTAGCTATCCTACAATCAATGACATTAATTTATTGGTaaggaaaaaatatttgcacagacatgttgaaaaacaaaagctttttCGAACAGCAGTCTAGctgcaatacaatacaataactattaatccccgaagggaaattcaatcaTCTGTTTACTTAAGAATTATATAGTCTAATTGCtaattagggctgggcgatatgaccaaaattttatatccccatatagcttattttatatcccaatatgatatacacacgtggacaaaattgttggtacccctcagttaaagaaggaaaaaccctcaattctcactgaaatcacttgaaactcacaaaagtaacaataaataaaaatttattgaaaattaaataatcaaaaacagccattacttttgaattgttgattaacataattatttaaaaaaacaagtttgatAAGTGTGAGCATTGCTTAACATATCCAGGCAAAAGATGATAGTCCTTCCAAACAAGGTGCCCTTGCGGCTAAACACTGGTATACAGTATTGATTTTGTCAGCACAAACTTTGGCGTAATGTATTTGTTGACCACCATATTTGTTATACACTATACTACTTGAGACTCGAGATTAGACACTGCATGCAACAAGGACGAAGACTACTGAATAGAAAGCAGCAGcgatttatttattaatttgtctTTGATTGCCTAAACACAtttctgacttctttttttaatcaggcAAGAGTAAAGAGGATGCCATGAACGAGTACATCAACTTGGTGGAAGAGCTCAAGAACAAGTATGGAATCTAAAGTCACATGACATAAACCAAGTTGCTGGCACAGCTGTTGAATGGACTGAAACCATCAGCAGTCATCCTTGATCGTGACATAGTGAAACACCTTACAATGCCAACAGTGTATTCTTATGCACCCCACATGAGTGCCTGGTGGACTACTAGTGGTTCTAGTGAACTTAAGGTGGCCTGAGCAACGACTGATACACATTCAGAAGCTTTCCTCTGCCAGTATACCACCACGTTTTAATGTTTATGACATTGTCATGTATTTGAAAGAATGCAGTTTCAATATAAAATCCGTCTTCTTCAAGTGTTGTTTGGTCTACTTGTTTTTGGAGGCAATATTCACAGAACATTCCAAGATCCAAACTCTGAAAGGATTCCACTACATTAATCTCAAAATAAATCCACCTTCACCACTTATGACCTGTTATGCAAAATTTCAGGGCTTCAGCTTCATTTTTCTCAAGTTATGGTAGTTAAAACAGATTGACACAAAAATCAAGAACCCAACAAGACCCCACTCCTCTTCAAGaagttttaacagaaaaaactgATGTTGCCTATGTCCCCAGATTTAACACATGGTCAATGCATTCATCATTCCATTAtctacactgcttaatcctcattagagtcgtggaggcaggggacaccctggacaggttgccagtctatcacagagctccATACAgagacaatcactctcacattcacacctatggataattcagagttaccaattaatctgtggactgtgggaggaagctgtagaacctggagaaaagccacacatgcaaACTATAAATGCAATCAATATTGaccaatataaaaaaaataaatctgacaaaCCGAGGATTGTCAGGCTCCACGCCTTGGGGAATTGAGGCAATATGACCCTCCATTAATCAAATAATGATCGTGGCCATATTTATCTTGTATTTTGTGGTTTGACCATTAGACTGTGGACAGAGCTACCTAACTGTACAAAATTAATTACAGCCTTAAAATGCTGATAATACTCAGATGGACTTTGATTTATTCAAGTTTATGATATATCATGAAAGTAGGGAATTTAAGTAGAAGCATGTAATAGTGATTTTGTCATCTCAAACAATTTAttgaaacaaaagctaacaacagtggtgGGTATTTTACCATAAAAATGTCAATGTCTCATCACAGTTTGAACAGAACAGCacccttcagctgaaatccagtacaattgtgtcccaccagtggcgtggtCGCAGATGTGCCCAGACAACTGTGAGTGGTGTCCCATGGCCGGGACACTGCTGGCCGTGTCCTAATAGTCTAAAATCAATGTATAgttttatacagtctatgtgctGTCTGCTGCTCCTTAAAAACATGAAGAGGTCACCTGCTGCTCATGCTGCTGATTGGAAGCatcatagatatgaagagtagatacgccAGCGCGCTGTagccatagatatgaagagtagatacgacacaCCCCTCAGAGCGGCATGCCCATAACTATGGGCGTGCCTACGGAGAcgctaagctagtgggggcaaaatttcagtattttccattggTGTGTACGGGGCGAAAACTGAAAGAGAACAATGCCAACTCATTgcgctgcatttaattgcacactACGTCGAACGATGGAGGCAAGGAAagttggaataactttccattggtaagaatagtttttggctcttttttcattgttaaatcttgttgagagtctatgagagctaactagttagctgctagcaaaacactaacatgggctaacagctggacagccaaacaccagacgattattagtagctgtagtatagttgtacaagcagtagtagtaatactaaaagtacacgcagcagtaataccaaaagttcaagcagcagtagtagtataaagAGCCGTTACagtagtagaagtagtatcagcatttgtactagtattacaagttgtagtagctgtgacagtatcagcagcagtagttggtgtatataataatattaataagagataacattatttttgcaataaaatcttttgatctcaaaacattttctacatatctaagtatttacatttatatatgtaatggctgaactgaaaagattccctggcctctggacctaaataagataactaaaattgcaggctacatttgtaggaagcctatttctgtgttttttttttcagatcaaatattTTCTATCACTAGCACGTTTTGACATTGACAACAAAGTAGACCACACGGAAATTGGTTGAGAAATTAGCAAATTATGATTTCaatgtacactgctcaaaaaaattaaaggaaaactttgaaaatacatcatatttcaatatggggaaaaaaacaaactggatattagcattgatatggactggataatgtgttagaaatgaaaagtgccacattgtttgatgggaatgaaaattatcaaccccccaggaggacTAAATTCAAAACactccaaaatcaaagtgaaaaactgatgtggcaggctagtccatcttgctgaaattccttggcagcaacttaaaatggtattcagtagattgtatggcctccatttgcttgtatgcatgactgacgatgccgggacaagctctgaacgagacgacagatggtgtcctggggtatctcctcccagaactggaccagggcatcgctgagctcctggacagtctgaggagcaacctgatggtgtcggatggaacaaaacataatgttccaaaggtgttctattggattcaggtcaggtgagcatggtatcagttcctttaTCCttcaggaactgcatgagttctcttaccacataagactgggcattgttgtgcaccagaaggaatccaggaccactgcaccaacgtagggtctgacaatgggtcaaaggatttcatcctgatacctaatggcagtcagaatgccattgtccagcctgtagaggtctgtgtgtccctccatggatatgcctccccacaccatcactgacccaccaccaaaccagtcatgctgaacaatgttacaggcagcataacgttctccacggcttctccagaccctttcatgcctgtcacatgcgctcagggtgaacctgctctcatctgtgaaaagcacagggcaccagtggtggacttgcaaattcctgtgttgccagccgagctccacggtgccagtcagcaaGCACAGCGGGCACGAGAGgatgctgggccctcagaccactgtcattaaatctctttctgattgtttgatcagagacattcacaccagtggtctgctggaggtcattttgtagagctattgcagtgctcatcctgttcctccttgcacaaaggagcagatacctgtcctgctgatcggttgaggaccttcgacagccctgtcaagctctcccagactaactgcctgtctcctggaatctcctccatacacttgagactgtgctgggagacacagcaaaccttctggcaatggcacgcattgatgtgccatcctggaggagttggactgtctgtggaacctctgcagggtccaggtatcgcctcatgctaccagaagtgacagttaccctagccaaatgcaaaattagtgaaaaaaaaagtcaaacaacattacgaaggaaaaaatgtcagtggccttcacctgtaaactcattcctgttttgggggttgtctcattgttacccctctagtgcatctgttgttaattttatgaacaccaaagcagctgaaactgactaaaaagccccttagttacttacttgaccagatcagtatcccacatgtttcactgatttgatgcaatacttagattaaaaagtgttcctttaattttttttgagcagtgtacaatgcattgctttgaatggcaactttgccccctccaagatggcTGCCACGAAGGCACGTCGATTAGCCGGCTACTACAGCGCTGGCGTATCTAGTCTTCATATCTATGGCTatgtttatacgaggaccatcttaacagaaaacgcaaaagtggcgtcttgtcatttcacgtttagacgagcggttttgaaggaaatttgCGTATATACGgcgactctatagtgtgtggaattcgattggatatgcatgccaggcagctgggtggcgctgtgataaaactccgccatgtctacgtactatctcccttttcggatctccgccgtggtaaatgttcatgaatggaatctgtacagattctgcacgtttgttggtacgactcctgtagtgtacatagacctgccagagttgcttgaaggtaggaaggatggaaataatcacacatctttgtttacttccttgtaccggccggcacatagacatatacaaacactagatggctcatgagcgctgtcagcctatggggagcgacgtcgccacatggcggccatcttgggacagggctgctcgatcactcataacattaaagtcaatggagcatggattttaaaatcactgtagattgctcaattttcaaccgattttagaacagcttggtttgttataaacgtcagagatgtacttcttttactcttacataagaataattaaaaccattgaattcatataataatgaacacagatatcatcttttttcagcataaatggatgtaaatgtaattttaatatttaacattgcacttctttattactatcagctttctaatgcacagataaaaacaaagctcaaccaaaatcaatacacaacaaacagagatgttgtcttttcttttcatgaacctggtgcctacattacccacaatgcaattcggctgcaggctaactaatccaggcatagatgtatacaaacaataagtctaaggtctcaatcaaagtctcttaacaagcaaataaatacaaccacaaccacaaagaatgtaatttcacctaaagattcggttctcaaaaaacgttggtcttaggaaaacctaataactgaaaatcagattgtgagtaacaccatcttcaatgtgagtagccaggcagaaaagacacacaactatgccgcatttttcaaaacgaaaagctgcgatttcggaattgagcctgaatcatagccacgttaataaggtttgtaataaactaaaccgtttgtaaatcaatcaagaattgagcgagttatgagtgttaaagtgaggaaatcatccaccttaccattgactacagtacagtgcgccagagcagtcccctgtcctaagatggccgccaagtgacgatgccgccgactccgtcttgagacatcaagcgtttgtatatatctatgggccggcaaaccaaagcaccggcgcacgtatgtgacgtaatcgcgtacgcgacgtggtcagatctcggcgaagttttgcgttttgccgtttagacggaaacgtaacggcacAGCAAAGGCAGGTGGAGCTTACATTCGTTCAAGAGCTAGATGGATTGAAAAGGGTGAAAAAAGTTCAGCATACTTTTTTGGActtgaaaaacaaagacagacaaagagaaacATAAGTAAGCTTATGACAAAGGATGATGTTGTATTAGAAGATAAGAAATTGATCCAGGATGAAATTAGTCTTTTCTATAATAATTTATATCAGTCAAAATTTAATCAATCAGAATGTGACATTCTATTACCGTAACGGCAGAGAGTgttcaacttttccactctggaggccggtttcatttttttttttttttgcgtttttaagcccccaaaatgccgtcctcgtataaacgatagggtgttttgttgaaatattttgacgtttttacctgcaagcgtcctcgtgtaaacggcccctaagtGTGCAGCTGTTGTGAATGCTGCTGATTCGAGCTGCTGTGAGGCGTTCAGGATCAGTAGGTTACAAAACAAGCAAATGAAACTCACTGAAATTACACAACTGATAAGCCAGACTCTCTTGGGCTAAAATCAGACactgttaaaacaaaaaacatgcactTGTCCATTAAAAACCGACCCTGTCACACAACAGCTGACCTTCGTCTCGCAATTAGCCTTAAAACCatctataaagataaacatagatactATCATCAACTTATTGCGTTTGTTTAACCACTATGTAGTGGATGCAAAGGTAGTCAAAGCTAAATAGCTAAGCTTACGCTAACACACCACTGTGTCAAAGCATCTCTTGACTTCTCAAACGCACTCTGACTTCTCAAATTACCTGtcttctcaaacgtagtcgccgtgaATACGACATTTTAGTTAGTAGCTACTCACAGATTATTTGTTTCTGGATCGCAGGGTAAGCTTGTCAAGTCAGGAATGGCACTTACATGTTTAAGGTGTGCCAACGTTGTGGAACGGCTACGTATGTAGTGATGTACTGACGTTTTACGGTGATGCAATGACTCCTTGTCAATGAAAAAAACTGGTTTTTTAGGAGGCACGAGATTTAAACCAGAAAAACATTGACACTTAAATAGAACCAAACAAGCACCTGGTTCTCTTTGGTCGAAAAGAAGCTTTAATTCTGTCGAGGAACATtaacatacatttatttatatctgCTGATCACTAAGACAGCAGTTATCAATCTATTAGGACTGATCAgctgtgacctgcaggacacTTAGCTACAGCTTACAGTTATGACACTGCCTAACCTGATTTAGCATCAGCGTTAACACTGTCAGGAAACGTAACCTCAGATTTACAGAACAACCAGGTAGGCCAGCAGACGTGTCTAACTCTGGACTCCTGTGCATATTGCAGCAGTTATTTCAGCCAATTTTCAGCTACCAGTTGGTGTGAGATTCAGGATGAGGGATGGAAGGGTTTGGCTAACTACAGTAACTTATGgaacataaaatgtgttttcatttttacttgtCTGACAGTTGCCATAttttgttggtcattttaatGAAGATCTTAGATCTGTGGGAACACAACCatttgcacaaaaatgtaattactattgtgacatttaatataataattttGACTTTCCATGGTAAACAAATGAGACTTACCACtaattaacaataaaataaaaatgtttaacagtTGTGACcgacattttaattttgtattattttgataGCTGCACGGTGCCATGTGgaagattaataaagtatttaacCTGGGAAAGCTGCATATAACTAGTTgctgtgtgacagctcacctaactgaatgtaaaaaaaacaaacaaaaaaaacaagtatgCATTCTGTTCTGCAGATAGTCCTGACTAGCCCATCACTGCGTTGAGGAGAATCAAGAAGTACAAATTATAAATAAACGTGTCATATGAGTTGATCTCCGGTGAATTTTCTTGGACAAAAAGTATGTGTTTTtgtataattattttaaaataattatttaatatttattttagctTATTAAGAGGGCAAGCTCCACAACTGGTGTTCAGCTAGAACGAGTACAACAGGTGGCTTGGGTGAGAATCCTCAGGAAACGGAACTCTATTATGAACAGTGCTTCTCACCCACTACATAATCTGGAGGTGTTTGGCAGAGTACTTTCAGCCATACATTCATCCCCACTCAGCGCAGGTCTGAGCACAGCAGGAAGTCCTTTCTGCCAGCTGCTATCAGACTTTCCAATTTACAGTAATTAACATTAATATTTTACCTTATGAGTGCACGTTTTTAACCGATAGTTTACTGATGACTATCACTCAACTGGCAGTCATCAGCTTGATCAAATTTGTGTTCTGTTGGGTTTGTGGGTTGTCTGCACTGTTAGAAGTAATTTCCTGTaaaggattaataaagtattatATTCTATTATTATATTCATCATAAATCAAAGTCAAACAATATTTATATACACATATTGCAGCAGGAAAGACACTGGGGAATGAGATTATGATATTCCTTTATAACTGCATTAAATGATGTAGTCAAGAATACATCACAGGCCAGTCCAGATACTTTACAGTTTTAATGGTAGCCCACTGTCCCTGAGCCTATGTTCAGCTGCCCTGCAACTTCTGCATAATAAGGGTACTAGGTGGGGCGTTGGTGAATATCGTCCCCACAAAAACATGCGTTCCCCACAGCGAATGTCGGATCACTCTGCAGCAGCCCAGGTCCTCGATCTGAAAGCCCAGGTAACGGTATCTGTCATCCGTCTCAAACAATGCATTGTTTGTGTACGAGCCAAAGAACTGGGGAGGAACACACATTTATCATATAGTTGACCTGACATCATCCATCTCTTGAAAAACAGCAATAACGTTTGTATAGcagacagaaaagacattttcacaTGTCTGAATCCAGCTTATCAGCAGCTTTGAATTTTGCTGTGTATGAAactttttcaaaacaaatacTAACTGAATATCGGAGCTAAAGGACTGCCAAGTTATAAACTTAACAGTTTTGGCTTACACATCACTACCATCATTGTGCTTATTATGCAACTGATTTCTTACAGAAAGAACAGATGTGCACTGCAAACTGCTCAGATTTTGGGACTTTCTATTGAACTCCAAAGTACAGTTATTTAACCTTAACACTGTAACGAACTGAACATGTGTGTCCCACAAGATTACATCTTACACATACAGTTGTAAGACACCACTCAGAAAAGGTGTCTACTGGATTTTTCTTCACTATAAACTCAAAGGTTTCTTATGTTCTATATAACCTGTCAGtttaacaaagacacacttCACTGTAGATTTCATCAAACTAATAGTCAAACATGAGTTAGACGTCAAAATGCATCTGCTACACAAAGCTGTCTAGTTGTGAACTATGATGACTTacactgtttttgtcattgga
It includes:
- the dbi gene encoding acyl-CoA-binding protein → MADLQAKFDAAANEVKQLKAKPTDDEMLQVYSLFKQASVGDVNTARPGMLDFTGKAKWDAWEKQKGKSKEDAMNEYINLVEELKNKYGI